One Candidatus Palauibacter australiensis genomic window, GACTGGCGCAATCGACGCCTCGCCTACTGGACCGCGGGCGGGAGCTTCCTCTCGGTAAACCCGATGCGCCCGCTCCCGGCCGCCCCGCTGCCCGGAGGGCGCTTCCGGGACGGGACCGTACTCGTTACCAGCCTGCTGATGACGCGAGCGCGGGACTTCGCCTGGTCGCCGCTCATCGGCCTCCGCTACGCCGGGTCCGGAGCGCTGCGGGACACGGTGTTCAACGTCCCGGGATGGCACCTCGGACCCGTCGACATCGGGGGGGAAACGCGGCTCCTGCCCCGGCACTTCGAAGGTCTGGCCGGTGCGGCGGCCCTGGACGACGCCATCGCGCTGACGACGGGCAACGCGTACGAGGTCAGGATCCTGGATCCCGACGGGCGGCTGACCCGACGGATCCGCTGGACGGGGCGCGACCGGACCGTCACCCGGGCGCACGTGGACGCGGCGCGGGAGGAGACGATCCAGGGCGCGCCCCCCGAGGCGCGGCAGCAGGCGGCGAGGTTCTTCGACGCCGCGCCGGCCGCCGAGGCGTTCGGTACCGTGTCCGGACTTCGCGCCACTCCGGCCGGCGGCCTCTGGGTGCAGGAGTGGAGCCGCCCCGGCGATCCGGACGGCGAGCGCTGGCTCGCCTTTGACGGCGCAGGGCGTCTTCTCGGTCGCATCGCGCTCCCCGCGCGCACCAGGCTGACCCGCGTTGGCGAGCGGCATCTCATCGTCATTGAGCAAGACGAACTCGACATCGAATACGTCTCCCTCTACCCCCTTCCCACGGCACTGCAGGATATTGGAGGACGTATGTGAGACCCCGGAATCTGGAGCGCCATACCATGCGGAACATCGTTCGCGGCGGGTCGTTCGCGATGGCGGCCTTCCTCGCAGCCGCCGGGAGCGCCCGAGGCATGGACGCTGGCCTTCAGGCGGTGGTGCGGGACAGTGCGGGTGTGACGATCGTGGAGAACGAGGCGCCCGCGGCGGACACGCGGGTCGGCTGGGGGATCGGGGCGGAGCCCGCGCTCTCGATCGGGGCCGTCGAGGGCGACCCCGCGTACGAACTGTTTCGGGTGGCGGACGCGACGCGCCTGCCGGATGGAAGGATCCTCGTCGCCAACGCGGGTTCCGGCGAACTGCGGGCGTTCGACGCCTCCGGGACCCATCTGCAGTCCTGGGGCGGGCAGGGCGAGGGGCCGGGGGAGTTCAGCCTCGGCGCTCCTTCCGGAGTCGGGGCCTGGCCCGGCGACTCCATCTCGGCGTCGGACACTGGCGAGCGGCGGTTCTCCGTCTTCGACGCGAACGGAGAACTCGGCCGCACCTCCCGGCTGCCGGATCCCTACCAGAGCCTGGCCGGAGTTCTGCCGGACGGGAAGCTGGTCGTCGTGTCCTCATCCGGGTTTCGCTTCACCGGTGGCGAGTTCCCGGACGGCCTGTCGCGGCGGGAGGTGGAGTACGCGGTCGTCGAGCCGGACGGCGGCGTGCATGCGACGCTGGGCACGCATCCCGGCAGCGAGTGGGCGGCCAGTGCCGAAGACATGTCCGTCCGGCCGCACCCCTTCGGCCGCAACCCGATCTCCGCCGTGTGGGGCGACCTGGTCGTGCTAGGCACGAACGACCGCTACGAATTCCGGGCCCACGCCACCGACGGCCGGCTGGCGAGGATCGTGCGGCTGGAGCACGAGGCCCGGCGCCCGACCCGCGCGGACCTCAACGCCCATTTCGCCCGGCGGTACGAGAACCTGTCCGGCCCGGAACGGTCCGCCGCGCTGGCCGACGTGGCCGACATGCCGCTGACCGACGCCTTCCCGGCCTTCACCAGCATCCGCGTGGACGAACTCGATCACCTCTGGGTCGAGGAATACCGCCACGCCGGCGAAACGCGCCGGATCTGGACCGTATTCGACCCCGCGGGCCGCGTCCTCGGCCGCCTGGAGACCCCGCCGGGCCTGCGCATCTTCGAAATCGGCCCCGACTACCTCCTCGGCGCCACTTACGACGAATTCCAGATCGAATACGTCCAACTCTGGCCCCTCACCCGCTCCAACCCCTGAGAGTTCCGGCCCCGCCTCACTGATCAGGGACGTTGGCGACGCCGCCACCCGACGGTCCGCCGCCGCCAGCCCACGTCCAGCACCGAGCAGTCCGGCCCGCGCTTCACTTCCACGACTTCTGCGTCGGAGATCAGTCGCCGGGACGTTCCCGCGGGAACGCCTACAGCTACCCCTCGGCGGCCCGGTGGTCCGTCCCTCCCTCGGCGATCTGCTTGATGGCGGCCCGTTCGATCCTGCCGAGCAGTTCAACGAGGGTTTCGGCTTCGGCCGGGAGCAGGTTTCGATGGATGACCTGCTTGATCACCGCCTCGAGCCGGGGCGCGAAGTCGACGAGCACTTCGCGTCCGCGCGGAGTGAGGGCCACCTGCGACGCCCGGCGATCGTTCGGGTCTGCGCTGCGCCGGACGAGACCCGCCGCTTCGGCCCGGTCGATCATTCGCGAGACGTGACTGGGACTCAGGAGCAACCGACGGCTCAGGTCGACGCCGCGAAGGCGGTTGCCGGGTGCCTGGTCCAACCGCACGAGCAGGTCGATCAGGGTCGGATCGTAACCGGTGGGGGCGACCGCGCTCCGGTCGATAAGCCGGCCGAGCGCGATCTGGGCCGACAGCATCGCCCCCGACGGGCGGAGCGCGTCCGGCGAGAGGATGCTCGGCTGCACGGGAAGGTCCTCCATGCCAACCACAATAGTCCCCTTGACAACGATTGTCAACGCACGCATCTTACGTGTGTAAGCAACAATTGTTT contains:
- a CDS encoding MarR family transcriptional regulator, producing MQPSILSPDALRPSGAMLSAQIALGRLIDRSAVAPTGYDPTLIDLLVRLDQAPGNRLRGVDLSRRLLLSPSHVSRMIDRAEAAGLVRRSADPNDRRASQVALTPRGREVLVDFAPRLEAVIKQVIHRNLLPAEAETLVELLGRIERAAIKQIAEGGTDHRAAEG